The following coding sequences lie in one Oncorhynchus gorbuscha isolate QuinsamMale2020 ecotype Even-year linkage group LG10, OgorEven_v1.0, whole genome shotgun sequence genomic window:
- the LOC124046288 gene encoding heterogeneous nuclear ribonucleoprotein Q isoform X1 → MATEHINGNGPEEPMDTTAAVTHSEHFQTLLEAGLPQKVAEKLDEIYIAGLVSHSDLDDRAIEALKEFNEEGALQVLLQFKDSDLSHVQNKSAFLCGVMKTYRQREKQGTKVSDSNKGPDEAKIKALLERTGYTLDVTTGQRKYGGPPPDSAHTGAQPTIGTEIFVGKIPRDLFEDELVPLFEKAGPIWDLRLMMDPLSGLNRGYAFVTFCTKEAAQEAVKLCNNNEIRPGKHIGVCISVANNRLFVGSIPKSKTKEQIVEEFAKVTEGLNDVILYHQPEDKKKNRGFCFLEYEDHKTAAQARRRLMSGKVKVWANVVTVEWADPIEDPDPEVMAKVKVLFVRNLASTVTEEILEKAFSHFGKLERVKKLKDYAFIHFEERDGAVKALADLNGKDLEGEHIEIVFAKPPDQKRKERKAQRQAAKTQMYDDYYYYGPPHMPPPTRGRGRGGGRGGYSYPHDYYGYEDYYDYYGYDYHNYRGGYEDPYYGYEDFQAPSRGRGARGGARGGATLSSRGRGAATPRGRVGGFSQRGGSGPGSSRGVQGTKGALAGKRGRGRS, encoded by the exons ATGGCCACAGAACATATTAATGGAAATGGTCCAGAAGAACCAATGGACACCACTGCTGCAGTTACCCATTCTGAACACTTCCAGACTTTATTAGAAGCTGGTTTACCACAGAAAGTTGCTGAAAAACTAGATGAAATTTACATAGCAG GTTTGGTATCACACAGTGACCTAGATGATAGAGCGATTGAGGCTCTGAAAGAGTTCAACGAAGAAGGTGCTCTGCAAGTTCTGTTGCAGTTCAAGGACAGCGACCTCTCACATGTTCAG AACAAAAGTGCCTTTCTTTGTGGAGTTATgaagacatatagacagagggagaaacagggtaCCAAAGTCTCAGACTCCAATAAAGGACCAGATGAGGCCAAAATCAAA GCCCTGTTGGAGAGAACTGGCTATACGCTCGATGTGACAACAGGTCAGCGGAAGTATGGAGGCCCCCCTCCAGATTCTGCTCACACAGGGGCACAGCCCACAATTGGTACAGAG ATTTTTGTTGGCAAGATCCCTAGAGATCTATTTGAGGATGAGCTGGTCCCTCTGTTTGAGAAAGCCGGGCCCATTTGGGACCTGCGTCTGATGATGGACCCCCTCAGTGGCCTGAACAGAGGTTACGCCTTTGTCACTTTCTGCACTAAAGAGGCGGCGCAGGAGGCTGTCAAGCTG TGTAACAACAATGAAATTCGACCCGGCAAACACATTGGTGTGTGCATCTCTGTGGCCAATAATAGACTATTCGTTGGCTCCATCCCGAAGAGTAAAACAAAAGAGCAGATTGTGGAAGAATTTGCCAAAGTCACGG AGGGTCTTAACGATGTCATACTGTACCATCAGCCAGAAGACAAGAAAAAGAACAGAGGCTTTTGCTTCTTGGAATATGAAGACCACAAAACTGCCGCTCAGGCCCGCCGCCGGCTGATGAGTGGCAAGGTCAAGGTGTGGGCGAACGTGGTGACTGTGGAGTGGGCTGACCCCATAGAAGACCCTGATCCTGAGGTCATGGCCAAG GTGAAAGTGCTGTTTGTTCGAAACCTTGCGAGCACTGTAACGGAGGAAATACTTGAAAAGGCCTTCAGTCACTTTGGCAAGTTGGAGCGGGTGAAGAAGCTGAAAGACTACGCCTTCATCCACTTTGAGGAGAGAGACGGCGCAGTCAAG GCCTTGGCCGACCTGAATGGGAAAGACCTGGAGGGAGAGCACATTGAAATAGTCTTTGCAAAGCCACCAGACCAGAAGAGGAAAGAACGCAAAGCCCAGAGACAAGCGGCTAAGACACAAAT GTATGACGATTACTATTACTACGGCCCACCTCACATGCCACCTCCCACAAGAGGCAGGGGACGAGGTGGCGGCCGAGGAGGCTACTCTTACCCCCATGACTACTACGGCTATGAAGATTACTACGATTACTATGGCTACGACTACCACAACTACCGGGGTGGCTATGAAGACCCCTACTACGGCTATGAGGACTTCCAAGCTCCCAGCCGAGGACGAGGGGCCCGAGGCGGAGCCCGTGGTGGTGCCACCCTATCCTCCCGGGGCCGTGGAGCTGCCACACCCAGGGGCAGAGTGGGTGGCTTTTCTCAGCGAGGTGGAAGTGGCCCTGGATCGAGCAGAGGTGTGCAGGGGACCAAAGGGGCACTGG
- the LOC124046288 gene encoding heterogeneous nuclear ribonucleoprotein Q isoform X2, producing MATEHINGNGPEEPMDTTAAVTHSEHFQTLLEAGLPQKVAEKLDEIYIAGLVSHSDLDDRAIEALKEFNEEGALQVLLQFKDSDLSHVQNKSAFLCGVMKTYRQREKQGTKVSDSNKGPDEAKIKALLERTGYTLDVTTGQRKYGGPPPDSAHTGAQPTIGTEIFVGKIPRDLFEDELVPLFEKAGPIWDLRLMMDPLSGLNRGYAFVTFCTKEAAQEAVKLCNNNEIRPGKHIGVCISVANNRLFVGSIPKSKTKEQIVEEFAKVTEGLNDVILYHQPEDKKKNRGFCFLEYEDHKTAAQARRRLMSGKVKVWANVVTVEWADPIEDPDPEVMAKVKVLFVRNLASTVTEEILEKAFSHFGKLERVKKLKDYAFIHFEERDGAVKALADLNGKDLEGEHIEIVFAKPPDQKRKERKAQRQAAKTQMYDDYYYYGPPHMPPPTRGRGRGGGRGGYSYPHDYYGYEDYYDYYGYDYHNYRGGYEDPYYGYEDFQAPSRGRGARGGARGGATLSSRGRGAATPRGRVGGFSQRGGSGPGSSRAGKRGRGRS from the exons ATGGCCACAGAACATATTAATGGAAATGGTCCAGAAGAACCAATGGACACCACTGCTGCAGTTACCCATTCTGAACACTTCCAGACTTTATTAGAAGCTGGTTTACCACAGAAAGTTGCTGAAAAACTAGATGAAATTTACATAGCAG GTTTGGTATCACACAGTGACCTAGATGATAGAGCGATTGAGGCTCTGAAAGAGTTCAACGAAGAAGGTGCTCTGCAAGTTCTGTTGCAGTTCAAGGACAGCGACCTCTCACATGTTCAG AACAAAAGTGCCTTTCTTTGTGGAGTTATgaagacatatagacagagggagaaacagggtaCCAAAGTCTCAGACTCCAATAAAGGACCAGATGAGGCCAAAATCAAA GCCCTGTTGGAGAGAACTGGCTATACGCTCGATGTGACAACAGGTCAGCGGAAGTATGGAGGCCCCCCTCCAGATTCTGCTCACACAGGGGCACAGCCCACAATTGGTACAGAG ATTTTTGTTGGCAAGATCCCTAGAGATCTATTTGAGGATGAGCTGGTCCCTCTGTTTGAGAAAGCCGGGCCCATTTGGGACCTGCGTCTGATGATGGACCCCCTCAGTGGCCTGAACAGAGGTTACGCCTTTGTCACTTTCTGCACTAAAGAGGCGGCGCAGGAGGCTGTCAAGCTG TGTAACAACAATGAAATTCGACCCGGCAAACACATTGGTGTGTGCATCTCTGTGGCCAATAATAGACTATTCGTTGGCTCCATCCCGAAGAGTAAAACAAAAGAGCAGATTGTGGAAGAATTTGCCAAAGTCACGG AGGGTCTTAACGATGTCATACTGTACCATCAGCCAGAAGACAAGAAAAAGAACAGAGGCTTTTGCTTCTTGGAATATGAAGACCACAAAACTGCCGCTCAGGCCCGCCGCCGGCTGATGAGTGGCAAGGTCAAGGTGTGGGCGAACGTGGTGACTGTGGAGTGGGCTGACCCCATAGAAGACCCTGATCCTGAGGTCATGGCCAAG GTGAAAGTGCTGTTTGTTCGAAACCTTGCGAGCACTGTAACGGAGGAAATACTTGAAAAGGCCTTCAGTCACTTTGGCAAGTTGGAGCGGGTGAAGAAGCTGAAAGACTACGCCTTCATCCACTTTGAGGAGAGAGACGGCGCAGTCAAG GCCTTGGCCGACCTGAATGGGAAAGACCTGGAGGGAGAGCACATTGAAATAGTCTTTGCAAAGCCACCAGACCAGAAGAGGAAAGAACGCAAAGCCCAGAGACAAGCGGCTAAGACACAAAT GTATGACGATTACTATTACTACGGCCCACCTCACATGCCACCTCCCACAAGAGGCAGGGGACGAGGTGGCGGCCGAGGAGGCTACTCTTACCCCCATGACTACTACGGCTATGAAGATTACTACGATTACTATGGCTACGACTACCACAACTACCGGGGTGGCTATGAAGACCCCTACTACGGCTATGAGGACTTCCAAGCTCCCAGCCGAGGACGAGGGGCCCGAGGCGGAGCCCGTGGTGGTGCCACCCTATCCTCCCGGGGCCGTGGAGCTGCCACACCCAGGGGCAGAGTGGGTGGCTTTTCTCAGCGAGGTGGAAGTGGCCCTGGATCGAGCAGAG
- the LOC124046288 gene encoding heterogeneous nuclear ribonucleoprotein Q isoform X3, translating to MATEHINGNGPEEPMDTTAAVTHSEHFQTLLEAGLPQKVAEKLDEIYIAGLVSHSDLDDRAIEALKEFNEEGALQVLLQFKDSDLSHVQNKSAFLCGVMKTYRQREKQGTKVSDSNKGPDEAKIKALLERTGYTLDVTTGQRKYGGPPPDSAHTGAQPTIGTEIFVGKIPRDLFEDELVPLFEKAGPIWDLRLMMDPLSGLNRGYAFVTFCTKEAAQEAVKLCNNNEIRPGKHIGVCISVANNRLFVGSIPKSKTKEQIVEEFAKVTEGLNDVILYHQPEDKKKNRGFCFLEYEDHKTAAQARRRLMSGKVKVWANVVTVEWADPIEDPDPEVMAKVKVLFVRNLASTVTEEILEKAFSHFGKLERVKKLKDYAFIHFEERDGAVKALADLNGKDLEGEHIEIVFAKPPDQKRKERKAQRQAAKTQMYDDYYYYGPPHMPPPTRGRGRGGGRGGYSYPHDYYGYEDYYDYYGYDYHNYRGGYEDPYYGYEDFQAPSRGRGARGGARGGATLSSRGRGAATPRGRVGGFSQRGGSGPGSSRGKRGRGRS from the exons ATGGCCACAGAACATATTAATGGAAATGGTCCAGAAGAACCAATGGACACCACTGCTGCAGTTACCCATTCTGAACACTTCCAGACTTTATTAGAAGCTGGTTTACCACAGAAAGTTGCTGAAAAACTAGATGAAATTTACATAGCAG GTTTGGTATCACACAGTGACCTAGATGATAGAGCGATTGAGGCTCTGAAAGAGTTCAACGAAGAAGGTGCTCTGCAAGTTCTGTTGCAGTTCAAGGACAGCGACCTCTCACATGTTCAG AACAAAAGTGCCTTTCTTTGTGGAGTTATgaagacatatagacagagggagaaacagggtaCCAAAGTCTCAGACTCCAATAAAGGACCAGATGAGGCCAAAATCAAA GCCCTGTTGGAGAGAACTGGCTATACGCTCGATGTGACAACAGGTCAGCGGAAGTATGGAGGCCCCCCTCCAGATTCTGCTCACACAGGGGCACAGCCCACAATTGGTACAGAG ATTTTTGTTGGCAAGATCCCTAGAGATCTATTTGAGGATGAGCTGGTCCCTCTGTTTGAGAAAGCCGGGCCCATTTGGGACCTGCGTCTGATGATGGACCCCCTCAGTGGCCTGAACAGAGGTTACGCCTTTGTCACTTTCTGCACTAAAGAGGCGGCGCAGGAGGCTGTCAAGCTG TGTAACAACAATGAAATTCGACCCGGCAAACACATTGGTGTGTGCATCTCTGTGGCCAATAATAGACTATTCGTTGGCTCCATCCCGAAGAGTAAAACAAAAGAGCAGATTGTGGAAGAATTTGCCAAAGTCACGG AGGGTCTTAACGATGTCATACTGTACCATCAGCCAGAAGACAAGAAAAAGAACAGAGGCTTTTGCTTCTTGGAATATGAAGACCACAAAACTGCCGCTCAGGCCCGCCGCCGGCTGATGAGTGGCAAGGTCAAGGTGTGGGCGAACGTGGTGACTGTGGAGTGGGCTGACCCCATAGAAGACCCTGATCCTGAGGTCATGGCCAAG GTGAAAGTGCTGTTTGTTCGAAACCTTGCGAGCACTGTAACGGAGGAAATACTTGAAAAGGCCTTCAGTCACTTTGGCAAGTTGGAGCGGGTGAAGAAGCTGAAAGACTACGCCTTCATCCACTTTGAGGAGAGAGACGGCGCAGTCAAG GCCTTGGCCGACCTGAATGGGAAAGACCTGGAGGGAGAGCACATTGAAATAGTCTTTGCAAAGCCACCAGACCAGAAGAGGAAAGAACGCAAAGCCCAGAGACAAGCGGCTAAGACACAAAT GTATGACGATTACTATTACTACGGCCCACCTCACATGCCACCTCCCACAAGAGGCAGGGGACGAGGTGGCGGCCGAGGAGGCTACTCTTACCCCCATGACTACTACGGCTATGAAGATTACTACGATTACTATGGCTACGACTACCACAACTACCGGGGTGGCTATGAAGACCCCTACTACGGCTATGAGGACTTCCAAGCTCCCAGCCGAGGACGAGGGGCCCGAGGCGGAGCCCGTGGTGGTGCCACCCTATCCTCCCGGGGCCGTGGAGCTGCCACACCCAGGGGCAGAGTGGGTGGCTTTTCTCAGCGAGGTGGAAGTGGCCCTGGATCGAGCAGAG
- the LOC124046288 gene encoding heterogeneous nuclear ribonucleoprotein Q isoform X4 codes for MKTYRQREKQGTKVSDSNKGPDEAKIKALLERTGYTLDVTTGQRKYGGPPPDSAHTGAQPTIGTEIFVGKIPRDLFEDELVPLFEKAGPIWDLRLMMDPLSGLNRGYAFVTFCTKEAAQEAVKLCNNNEIRPGKHIGVCISVANNRLFVGSIPKSKTKEQIVEEFAKVTEGLNDVILYHQPEDKKKNRGFCFLEYEDHKTAAQARRRLMSGKVKVWANVVTVEWADPIEDPDPEVMAKVKVLFVRNLASTVTEEILEKAFSHFGKLERVKKLKDYAFIHFEERDGAVKALADLNGKDLEGEHIEIVFAKPPDQKRKERKAQRQAAKTQMYDDYYYYGPPHMPPPTRGRGRGGGRGGYSYPHDYYGYEDYYDYYGYDYHNYRGGYEDPYYGYEDFQAPSRGRGARGGARGGATLSSRGRGAATPRGRVGGFSQRGGSGPGSSRGVQGTKGALAGKRGRGRS; via the exons ATgaagacatatagacagagggagaaacagggtaCCAAAGTCTCAGACTCCAATAAAGGACCAGATGAGGCCAAAATCAAA GCCCTGTTGGAGAGAACTGGCTATACGCTCGATGTGACAACAGGTCAGCGGAAGTATGGAGGCCCCCCTCCAGATTCTGCTCACACAGGGGCACAGCCCACAATTGGTACAGAG ATTTTTGTTGGCAAGATCCCTAGAGATCTATTTGAGGATGAGCTGGTCCCTCTGTTTGAGAAAGCCGGGCCCATTTGGGACCTGCGTCTGATGATGGACCCCCTCAGTGGCCTGAACAGAGGTTACGCCTTTGTCACTTTCTGCACTAAAGAGGCGGCGCAGGAGGCTGTCAAGCTG TGTAACAACAATGAAATTCGACCCGGCAAACACATTGGTGTGTGCATCTCTGTGGCCAATAATAGACTATTCGTTGGCTCCATCCCGAAGAGTAAAACAAAAGAGCAGATTGTGGAAGAATTTGCCAAAGTCACGG AGGGTCTTAACGATGTCATACTGTACCATCAGCCAGAAGACAAGAAAAAGAACAGAGGCTTTTGCTTCTTGGAATATGAAGACCACAAAACTGCCGCTCAGGCCCGCCGCCGGCTGATGAGTGGCAAGGTCAAGGTGTGGGCGAACGTGGTGACTGTGGAGTGGGCTGACCCCATAGAAGACCCTGATCCTGAGGTCATGGCCAAG GTGAAAGTGCTGTTTGTTCGAAACCTTGCGAGCACTGTAACGGAGGAAATACTTGAAAAGGCCTTCAGTCACTTTGGCAAGTTGGAGCGGGTGAAGAAGCTGAAAGACTACGCCTTCATCCACTTTGAGGAGAGAGACGGCGCAGTCAAG GCCTTGGCCGACCTGAATGGGAAAGACCTGGAGGGAGAGCACATTGAAATAGTCTTTGCAAAGCCACCAGACCAGAAGAGGAAAGAACGCAAAGCCCAGAGACAAGCGGCTAAGACACAAAT GTATGACGATTACTATTACTACGGCCCACCTCACATGCCACCTCCCACAAGAGGCAGGGGACGAGGTGGCGGCCGAGGAGGCTACTCTTACCCCCATGACTACTACGGCTATGAAGATTACTACGATTACTATGGCTACGACTACCACAACTACCGGGGTGGCTATGAAGACCCCTACTACGGCTATGAGGACTTCCAAGCTCCCAGCCGAGGACGAGGGGCCCGAGGCGGAGCCCGTGGTGGTGCCACCCTATCCTCCCGGGGCCGTGGAGCTGCCACACCCAGGGGCAGAGTGGGTGGCTTTTCTCAGCGAGGTGGAAGTGGCCCTGGATCGAGCAGAGGTGTGCAGGGGACCAAAGGGGCACTGG